The bacterium genome contains a region encoding:
- a CDS encoding ABC transporter permease, whose translation MRARLVRTIFHKELRDVLRDRRTLFIMVFLPIILYPLLLVGIIQITVLQLARMEKKEIRVVVLGRDHVPHLGAVLDTLKGVAVVDTANWQLRIREGDLEAALDFPVGFEETIQAGRGSQVSMYFNGSRELSELARNRVERVLESWKDGIVAARLSDLTADTSLLRPFTIQSENLATAEQRQGDWLGRILGYMLILMTMMGAFYPAVDLTAGEKERGTLETLLVSPASRGEIVYGKFLAVALIAILTAVLNLVSMGVTAAFGLSQLGSAAAEAMPRFAISPVSLTLSLLLILPMAVLFAAVCMAIATGARNYKEGQSLLTPVYTLVILPAMVSLIPGMEITPVLAAVPIVNVSLLIKEFMMGNYLWLEMLIALGTTSILAAVALWWATDQFRQESVLFRHAEDVKWSPFRRRAGLPRTPQPTPATALLIVAVEVLALFYLGGLTQKWGVTGSILVNQAIVLLIPLAVLQRGGYNIRRALAMNLPRPAAWLATVVAMFGAWLFTIQLSALMNVVLPFPSELIERFEKFFTELNQLAPVAGLLLLAGLPGICEEILARGLVLRSLLPRFGTAGAIVISALAFGALHLDLYRLLPTVVLGGVLGIIAVWSGSIFPAMLAHAMNNGLAYLVQRYPDVFMNLPWLAPDSQNYLPWHIFLIAVLLLAGGLYWLKKTGGAGAASGSEKS comes from the coding sequence ATGCGCGCCCGTCTTGTCCGTACCATCTTCCACAAAGAACTCCGCGACGTTCTCCGTGATCGGCGAACCCTGTTTATCATGGTGTTCCTGCCGATCATTCTCTATCCACTCTTGCTGGTGGGAATCATCCAGATTACGGTTCTCCAGCTGGCACGGATGGAGAAGAAGGAGATTCGCGTGGTCGTGCTTGGCCGGGATCACGTGCCACACTTGGGAGCCGTGCTCGATACGCTGAAGGGAGTGGCCGTCGTGGATACGGCCAACTGGCAACTGCGAATCCGGGAGGGCGATCTGGAGGCTGCGCTCGATTTCCCGGTGGGATTCGAGGAGACGATTCAGGCGGGGAGAGGCTCGCAGGTCAGCATGTATTTCAATGGCAGTCGCGAGCTGTCCGAACTGGCTCGCAACCGGGTCGAGCGGGTGTTGGAAAGCTGGAAGGATGGCATCGTGGCCGCGCGGCTGTCGGACCTGACGGCCGACACAAGCCTGCTGCGGCCCTTTACGATCCAGAGCGAGAACCTCGCCACCGCCGAGCAGCGGCAAGGCGATTGGCTGGGACGGATTCTCGGATACATGCTCATCCTCATGACCATGATGGGGGCGTTCTATCCGGCGGTGGATCTGACCGCCGGCGAGAAAGAGCGGGGGACGTTGGAGACTTTGTTGGTGTCTCCGGCGAGCCGCGGGGAGATCGTGTACGGAAAGTTCCTGGCGGTCGCGCTGATCGCCATTCTCACGGCGGTGCTGAATCTCGTCAGTATGGGCGTCACGGCCGCCTTCGGACTCAGCCAACTCGGCTCAGCCGCGGCCGAAGCCATGCCGCGCTTCGCGATCTCGCCGGTTTCGCTGACGCTGTCGCTGCTGCTGATCTTGCCGATGGCGGTGCTCTTCGCTGCGGTCTGCATGGCTATCGCCACCGGAGCCCGCAACTACAAGGAAGGGCAGAGCCTGCTCACTCCGGTCTATACTCTGGTGATTCTGCCGGCCATGGTATCGCTCATTCCGGGAATGGAAATCACTCCGGTATTGGCGGCCGTTCCCATCGTGAACGTCTCATTGCTCATTAAGGAGTTCATGATGGGGAACTACCTGTGGCTGGAGATGTTGATCGCCTTGGGCACGACTTCGATACTCGCCGCCGTCGCGCTGTGGTGGGCGACCGACCAGTTCCGGCAGGAATCCGTGCTGTTCCGTCACGCCGAAGACGTGAAATGGTCGCCCTTTCGCCGTCGCGCCGGACTGCCGCGCACGCCGCAGCCCACGCCCGCCACCGCGCTGCTCATTGTGGCCGTGGAAGTGCTGGCCCTGTTCTATCTCGGTGGACTGACGCAGAAATGGGGAGTCACCGGGAGCATCCTCGTGAATCAGGCAATCGTACTTCTGATCCCGCTGGCGGTTCTTCAGCGGGGCGGCTACAATATCCGCCGGGCATTGGCGATGAATCTCCCTCGTCCCGCGGCGTGGCTGGCCACCGTGGTAGCGATGTTCGGGGCGTGGTTGTTCACCATCCAGTTATCCGCACTCATGAACGTCGTCCTGCCCTTTCCGAGTGAACTCATCGAACGGTTCGAGAAGTTTTTTACCGAACTCAATCAGCTTGCGCCCGTCGCCGGATTGCTTCTCCTGGCCGGACTGCCCGGAATCTGCGAGGAGATTCTCGCGCGGGGATTGGTGCTTCGTTCGCTCCTCCCGCGATTCGGAACCGCCGGAGCGATTGTCATCTCCGCATTGGCGTTCGGCGCGCTTCATCTCGATCTCTACCGGCTGCTGCCGACGGTCGTTCTGGGAGGAGTTCTGGGGATCATAGCCGTGTGGTCGGGTTCCATTTTCCCCGCCATGCTCGCTCACGCCATGAATAACGGCCTGGCTTATCTGGTTCAGCGGTATCCGGATGTATTCATGAATCTGCCGTGGCTTGCGCCGGACTCCCAAAACTATTTGCCATGGCATATTTTTCTAATCGCGGTTCTGCTTCTGGCGGGGGGACTCTATTGGCTGAAAAAAACCGGAGGCGCTGGGGCTGCCTCCGGATCGGAGAAAAGCTGA
- a CDS encoding NUDIX hydrolase, which produces MILEKSCPRCGTVVETYRNPFPTTDVVLIREGRVLLIRRGAPPEGWALPGGFIDYGESAEAAARRELSEETGLRATALSLLGVYSEPGRDPRFHTLSVVYLGEADGELRAGDDVTDARWFPLASLPADVAFDHRQIVADAAARLGMERPAGD; this is translated from the coding sequence GATTCTGGAAAAGAGTTGTCCCCGCTGCGGAACGGTGGTCGAAACCTACCGCAATCCGTTTCCGACCACCGATGTCGTTCTCATTCGTGAGGGTCGCGTCTTGCTGATCCGTCGCGGCGCTCCGCCCGAAGGCTGGGCACTGCCCGGCGGATTCATTGACTATGGAGAATCGGCTGAGGCAGCCGCCCGGCGTGAACTCTCGGAAGAAACCGGACTCCGGGCCACCGCATTATCCCTGCTCGGAGTCTATTCCGAGCCGGGCCGGGACCCACGGTTTCACACGCTGTCGGTCGTCTACTTGGGCGAGGCGGATGGTGAACTCCGGGCCGGCGACGACGTGACCGATGCCCGCTGGTTTCCGCTTGCGAGTCTCCCCGCCGACGTGGCCTTCGATCATCGCCAGATAGTCGCCGATGCGGCAGCCCGTCTGGGCATGGAAAGACCGGCCGGGGATTGA